A single region of the Sorghum bicolor cultivar BTx623 chromosome 7, Sorghum_bicolor_NCBIv3, whole genome shotgun sequence genome encodes:
- the LOC110437074 gene encoding putative disease resistance protein RGA1 isoform X3: MKGRAIRFHPYPLCPIPLIRSSTSTLATSPATVRFFLRNAFLRAASAAMAELVTSMVIGPLVSMVKDKVSSYLLDEYKVMEGMEEQREILERQLPAILQIIDDAEEKGAQPGVGAWLKALKKASYEANDVFDEFKYEALAREARKRGHRNTHGMDVVSLLPACNSIMFRRRMGKKLQKIVQDIEVLVTKMNDFGFSHRPQKISEMPLRQMDHVMIDSEKDIVSRSRTQEKKKIMKILLDHANNDDLLVLPIVGLGGLGKTTFVQLVYSDPEIEKHFQFLKWYCVSDDFDVGNIARSICNSTKKDSEKVLQDLQKELSGKRCLLVLDDIWNQDVNKWEKLKTCLQHAGTGSAILTTTRDAKIAQIMSGKSGKIHNLENLDDVHLKEILERRAFILQKPEFARLDDIVNEIVKRCAGSPLAAKAIGSMLRTKTSKEEWMVVSKKSSICNEETGILPILKLSFDNLPFHMKQCFAFCAVFPKDYEINVDNLIQLWMANDYVPVEEDVPLETTGRHIFNELAWRSFFQDALEDQNWSHFRSIKTCKIHDLMHDIALSVLGEECATITNRFDQKKLLSKHCRHLFSSYDETAAHLIAFLKKQAPTLQTLLLPLYADWTSHMPKYNSLRAIRYPRRSEFKIRSRKLQHLRYLDLSGNWRIKQLPEEISIMYNLQTLNVSGCKKLCRLPRDMKYMASLRHLYTEGCTSLKCMPSNLGELTSLCILTYFVAGASSGCSTIGELQNLDLGDKLMLSYLENVTEAQARAATLGNKEKLRHLSLEWSSECHEEPVSDCHKKVLDALKPHEGLETLRIQGYKSTSLPTWMKDLSFLQKHLTELRLVGFTVCEEFPQFSHFEALQILRLEGLEKLESLCSNEASLTFPKLKKLKLLSLKNMERWVAAEGREGEVAFPQLQKLVIQDCPKLVTLPETPNLKDVVLDEGKAQLLLLIARCGYMSLLSTLELHVRDKEAALELDSENVESHLLELTLNGCDFFFLPSPRQPTFMIWRWFGKLVSLDITGCDALIYWPEVVFQSLVSLKRLYVSKCHNLVGPTQVKCEPAPTTSQVLPRLNALSVKDCQNLTELFVLPPSITSLQIWSCEKLEFTWEDTKSKSVRVEQLGTSTSMENCASTSVPKQPATPAQTNHPLPCLEYIFIVDLDSLVTLPNLPPALKALSILSCEKLCFVSGQLDVLEHLDISGCNKLQSLNSLGNLPSLQSLTLDGCKSLISVPGAVGSYSALQRLTIKYCPAIDTKSLYKQHKQRLDNLEERDLSHAHSSDPLKETSLHSGPKLMNPRTWKYAIPQRWR; the protein is encoded by the coding sequence ATGAAAGGAAGGGCAATAAGATTCCATCCATATCCGCTTTGCCCAATTCCACTCATTCGTTCATCCACATCCACTTTGGCCACTTCCCCTGCTACAGTGCGCTTCTTTCTGAGGAACGCGTTCCTGAGAGCTGCAAGTGCAGCAATGGCTGAATTGGTAACCAGTATGGTTATCGGGCCGCTGGTCTCCATGGTGAAGGACAAGGTGTCCAGCTACCTTCTTGATGAGTACAAGGTGATGGAAGGTATGGAGGAGCAGCGCGAGATCTTGGAGCGCCAGCTGCCAGCCATACTACAAATCATCGATGATGCAGAGGAGAAGGGTGCACAGCCAGGAGTAGGTGCCTGGCTCAAAGCACTCAAGAAGGCATCCTATGAAGCAAACGATGTCTTCGATGAGTTCAAGTACGAGGCACTTGCTCGAGAAGCCAGGAAGAGGGGGCACCGCAATACGCATGGCATGGATGTTGTAAGCCTCCTCCCTGCTTGTAATTCCATTATGTTCCGCCGCAGGATGGGCAAGAAGTTGCAGAAGATTGTGCAAGACATAGAGGTCCTGGTAACGAAGATGAATGACTTCGGTTTCAGCCACAGGCCACAAAAAATATCAGAGATGCCATTGCGGCAAATGGATCACGtcatgattgactccgaaaaAGATATTGTTAGCAGATCCAGaactcaagagaagaagaagattaTGAAGATATTACTTGACCATGCTAACAATGatgatcttcttgttcttcctatTGTTGGATTGGGTGGACTAGGCAAGACCACCTTTGTGCAGCTAGTTTACAGTGACCCTGAAATAGAGAAGCATTTTCAATTCTTGAAGTGGTATTGTGTGTCAGATGATTTTGACGTGGGTAATATTGCAAGAAGCATCTGCAATAGCACAAAAAAAGATAGTGAAAAGGTACTGCAAGATCTCCAGAAAGAACTAAGCGGAAAGCGGTGCCTCCTCGTTTTGGATGATATATGGAATCAGGATGTCAACAAGTGGGAAAAGCTGAAAACCTGCCTTCAGCATGCTGGCACAGGTAGTGCAATACTGACCACTACACGTGATGCGAAAATAGCTCAAATTATGTCTGGAAAGTCTGGAAAGATCCATAATTTGGAAAATCTAGATGACGTACATCTAAAGGAAATACTTGAGAGAAGAGCATTCATTCTGCAGAAGCCAGAATTTGCTAGGCTGGACGACATTGTTAATGAAATCGTTAAGAGATGTGCTGGCTCTCCTTTAGCTGCCAAAGCCATAGGTTCCATGCTGAGGACCAAGACTAGCAAAGAGGAATGGATGGTTGTATCAAAGAAAAGCAGCATTTGCAATGAGGAGACTGGAATTCTACCCATACTCAAGCTCAGCTTTGACAACTTACCATTTCACATGAAGCAGTGCTTTGCATTTTGTGCTGTGTTCCCAAAAGATTATGAGATTAATGTGGACAATTTGATCCAGCTGTGGATGGCTAATGACTATGTACCGGTTGAGGAGGATGTCCCTCTTGAAACAACCGGAAGACATATTTTCAACGAGCTAGCTTGGAGGTCATTTTTTCAGGATGCGTTGGAGGATCAAAACTGGAGTCATTTTCGTAGTATTAAGACGTGCAAGATACATGATCTTATGCATGACATTGCCCTATCTGTTTTAGGTGAAGAATGTGCAACAATCACCAATAGGTTCGATCAGAAGAAGTTATTATCAAAGCACTGTCGGCACTTGTTCTCGTCGTATGATGAGACCGCTGCTCATCTGATTGCTTTTCTGAAGAAACAAGCTCCAACTCTCCAGACATTATTGTTGCCTCTATATGCAGACTGGACGTCACATATGCCAAAGTACAATTCTCTGCGAGCAATAAGATATCCTAGGAGGTCAGAATTTAAAATCAGATCAAGGAAGTTGCAACACCTAAGGTACCTTGATCTCTCAGGAAATTGGCGGATCAAACAACTTCCTGAAGAAATAAGCATCATGTATAATCTACAGACCCTGAATGTTTCCGGCTGTAAGAAGCTTTGTCGACTTCCAAGGGATATGAAGTATATGGCAAGCCTCCGGCACCTATATACTGAGGGATGCACATCATTGAAGTGCATGCCTTCAAACCTTGGAGAACTCACTTCTCTGTGTATTCTCACATATTTCGTGGCTGGTGCTAGTTCTGGCTGCAGTACTATTGGAGAATTGCAAAACCTGGACCTTGGTGACAAACTGATGCTAAGCTATCTGGAAAATGTAACAGAGGCACAAGCAAGAGCTGCTACTCTTGGAAATAAAGAGAAACTCAGGCATTTATCTCTTGAATGGAGTAGTGAATGCCACGAGGAACCAGTATCAGATTGTCATAAGAAGGTATTAGATGCCCTTAAACCTCATGAAGGGTTGGAGACACTAAGGATACAGGGTTACAAAAGCACTTCTTTACCAACATGGATGAAAGATCTTAGTTTCCTGCAGAAGCATTTGACGGAGCTCCGTCTAGTTGGCTTTACAGTGTGTGAGGAATTTCCTCAATTTAGCCATTTTGAAGCTCTTCAGATTCTTCGTTTAGAAGGACTGGAGAAATTAGAAAGCCTTTGTAGCAACGAGGCATCCTTGACATTTCCAAAACTTAAAAAACTAAAGTTACTTAGTCTGAAGAACATGGAAAGATGGGTGGCAGCTGAAGGGAGAGAGGGAGAAGTGGCGTTTCCTCAGCTTCAAAAACTTGTTATTCAGGACTGTCCAAAGCTGGTTACTCTACCTGAAACCCCAAATCTCAAGGATGTAGTTCTTGATGAAGGCAAAGCACAGCTATTGCTGCTAATAGCTAGATGTGGATACATGTCTTTGCTGTCAACACTAGAACTGCATGTTCGTGATAAAGAAGCAGCACTTGAGCTAGACAGTGAGAACGTGGAGTCACATCTATTAGAATTGACGTTAAATGGGTGCGACTTTTTCTTCCTCCCAAGTCCAAGGCAGCCTACATTTATGATCTGGAGATGGTTCGGaaaacttgtttctttggatattACTGGATGTGATGCGCTCATCTACTGGCCTGAGGTTGTATTCCAAAGCTTGGTATCCTTGAAACGTTTATACGTTTCTAAGTGCCATAATCTAGTGGGGCCCACACAGGTAAAATGTGAGCCAGCACCAACAACCAGTCAGGTCCTGCCACGCCTAAACGCTTTATCTGTAAAAGATTGCCAAAACCTGACAGAGCTCTTTGTTCTTCCCCCGTCTATCACTAGCCTCCAAATTTGGTCTTGTGAGAAATTGGAGTTCACATGGGAGGATACAAAATCGAAGAGTGTACGTGTGGAGCAGCTTGGCACGAGTACGTCGATGGAAAACTGTGCATCCACCAGTGTGCCAAAGCAACCGGCAACGCCAGCACAAACAAACCATCCTCTGCCTTGCCTGGAATATATATTCATAGTTGACCTGGATAGCCTGGTAACACTCCCAAATCTACCACCGGCCCTCAAGGCGTTAAGTATCTTATCATGTGAGAAGCTTTGTTTTGTGTCAGGGCAGCTGGATGTGCTTGAGCATTTGGACATTTCTGGCTGCAATAAGTTGCAGTCACTGAATTCCCTGGGAAACCTGCCATCATTACAAAGCCTCACTCTTG